AAAAAATCCTTCTTTTAAGAAGGATTTTATAATCAACCAAATAAATCTAAAAAACTCCACTTGTTTGTGAAGTGGGGAATTCAAATAATGAAAAAAACAAAATTTTAAGAGGTACCTCTAATATATTTAATTCGAACTTTTAATTTAAATACACTTTAAAGATATGGTAGATTTAAACTAAATAATTAAATATTCGGTATGTAGATGTTGTTACATCGACTAAAGCAAGAGCTTAAGTCGATGAATAGTAAAACTTTGTAAATGTGTTGATTATAAAAAACCTATAATAAGTTTAGCCTTTTCATGAGCTCTGATCGATTCGATCTACTTACTGGAATAACATCTTTTTCTATAAGTACACTATTATCTTCTATATCTACAATTTTCTTTAAATTGATAATATAAGATCTATGCACTTTTAAAAATAAATCGTTAGGTAGTTTCTCTTCTATTTTCTTTAAGGTAGAATGAACCGTGTAGTTTTTATCTTTTGTCTTAATTAAAATATAATCTCCTTTTGCTTCTACTATATTGATACTAGGAATTTCAATTTTAATTAACCTTCTATCTATGTTTATATACAGCTGCTGGTCTTCATCTTTTGCTTCCTCTTTTCCAGATGTATTAGCTTCTTGATTTTGATTACTAAATGTAAACTTTTTTGCTTTTTCTATTGCTTTCACAAAACGTGGTAAAGTAATAGGTTTTACTAAATAATCTACAATACATTCGTACTCAAAAGCATCTATTGCGAATTTTTGATCTGAAGTTGTTAAAATAATTCTTGGAGGTTTTTTAAGTGTTTGAATTAAATCAAATCCCGTAAAATCTGGCATGTGTATATCTAAAAAAATAAGATCTACTTCATTTTGATTTAAATACTTTATTGCTTCTATAGCGTTTGAAAATTCCTCTATAACGTTTAAAGATCCTTCAGTTTTACATAGCTGGCTTACTATTGTTCTTGCTGTGGATTCATCATCAATGATTAAACAATTCATGTATTTAAATAATTTTACGCATTGTCTAAAAAATTAGACATCTTAGTTAATAATTCCAAGAAATCAGTGTGTCCTTTCATATCTCCTTCTAAGAGTTCTTTTTCGTATGCTACAGCTGATTCATATGATTTTTCTAAGCCTAAAATACTAATTTTATGTTTAATTTTATGAACTATCTCTGCTATTTGTTTAAAATCCTGTTTTTCAACATGATTGTTATACGTATTTACCTCTTCTGGTAATTCACTTTTTAAAATTGACAGCATTTTTGCTTCAAACTCTTTGTCTCCTCCGGAAAGTTCGCTGATGTAGTTTAAATTTGGTTGTTCTGAATTCATTTTATTTATTTCTTAAATTCGATGTAAAATGTTGTTCCTATCCTCTCTACACTTTCTAACCATATTTTCCCGCCATAAACATCTACAATTTTCTTTACTATAGAAAGACCTATACCTGTAGAATCTTTATGATTTCCTAATGATTGGAATACTTCAAAAATTTTTGCGTGATATTCTTTCTTTATTCCAATACCGTTATCTTGAACACTAAATATATAGCTTTTCTTTTTTTCTTTAACATTAATTTTTATTAATCCTTCTTCTTTATCGATATAATTTACAGCATTACTCATTAAATTTTGAAAAAGTTGCTGGATTCTCACCTTATCTGCCTTAATAATCGGTAAGTTTTTATCTATTTCAATTTTAATATGCTTTGGAACATAAATTAATTTACTAATTCCTTTTATGACTTCATAAGTATTTACATTTTCAAAAGCTTCATCATCGTTATTAATACTCGAATAATTAAGAATATCATTAATTAAACGTTCCATTTTCTCTACGACTTCCTGGATCATATCAACATTCTGCACACCACCTTTTCCTAGATTTTCTCCATAGTCTTCTTTCAACCAACTTGTTAATGCGGAAATACTTCGTAATGGAGATTTTAGATCATGAGAAACTATATGAGCATATTCTTCAAGCTCAACATTACGTTGTTCTAGCTTTTTAAGCAACTCTTCTTTCTGTGATTCTAATTTTTTGATATGAGTAATATCTAGAACGATACCTATTGAACCTGTAATCTCTCCTTGTATATCAAAATTGGGTGCAGCACTTACTAATAAAACTTTTTCTTGATTAAGGTTATTTATAAATTTAAATTCATAGGATCCTGACTTTTGACCTTTTTTATCTTTATTTCTTTGTTGAATAAAATCAATAATCTTTTCTTTCTTAAAAAGCTCTCTAACATCTTGATTCAAAATTTTCTCTTCATCAAAACCAGTCATTTTCATGAAGTTACTATTGGTTGATAAAATTTTATTTCTTCGATCTAATTCTACTAATCCTAACTTCAAATTTGCTATAATGTTGCTATATCTTTTTTTGTGTGTTTCTAGGCTTTTTCTGTAATTCCTAGATAAAGTTACATCTCGGTACGTCCAAAGGTGTCCTTTGTATTCATTATTCTTTGATATCGGTATGTAATCTCGCTCTAATATTCTTCCATCCACCAATCTTAATTCGTCTCCTAAAACTACTTTCTTATCTTTTATTAATTTATTGATTCGATTTGCAAAATATTCTGGTCGTTCAAAAAGATGCTTTGTCTGGCTTAGTAATTTCAGGCAATTTTGACCTAATAATTCTGATGGTTTTAGTGGAATTGAAAAAATCTCGCACATTTTTTTATTAGAAATAACAATCTCTCTCTTTTCATTTTCTAATAAAACGGCACTATCTAAATGAGAAATTAAAGATGTTAATCTATTTTCTGATTCAATTAGCCTTTGTTCTGCTAATTTATTTTCAGTAATATCTTCAACCGTTGCTACTTGAAATTTCACTTTACTTTCAGGACTTCTTACAGAATTCACAATTGTTTTAGCCCATAAGATATCACCATCTTTTTTTATGTATCTTTTCTCTTGAGTAAAATTATTTATTTCTCCAGAGGAAATTTTATTTCTTAATTTTTTTGAAGCTTCACGATCGTCTGGATGAGTAAATTCATTTACTGTTAAGGCTCTCATTTCTTCTAACGTATAACCTAACATTTTTGTAATCGTGTTATTAGCAAAAACAAAATCATCGTCTTGCTCTTGTGATAAAACAATACCTATAGGAGAATTATTAAAAATAATATCTAATTGATGTTTTTGTTCTTCTAATAATTCTTGAATTGCAATTTCTTCTGTAATATCTCTAGCTATACCTTGCGCTCCTGCTACTTCTCCATTTGTGTTACATATTAAACTACAATTAACTTCTAAAGTTTTAATTGTTTTGTTTTTGGTAATAATTCTAGATCTATACTTAGTATAAAAACCTTCTTGTATTAAATTTTTAAAAGCACCTATGGTGTATCCATAATCGTCAGGATGAACGATTTTCATTAAGTTAAGTGGAGTACCTTCTGTATAATCATAACCAAACATAGTTATGGCTATATCATTCATTTTTATAACATTGCCTCTAAGATCTATCTGTACAAAGGCATCATTAATATTTTCAAAAATTCCTTTAAGTTCAGAATCTTTTTTTGATAATTCTTCTTCTAAGTGTTTTGTTTTGGTCTCTAGCTTGTTGATTAAGTTTTCAGATTCTTTAGTAAAACTGTTGAGTTTTTCTTCTGCAGCTAGTCTTGCTTTTTTCTCATTTTCTAAAGCCCGTTTCAAATCGTTACTCACAATATCACTCATAATTGTTTATTGGATATAGTATAAAAAAGTAATGTATCCTGTTGATACAACAGAATATATTAAATAAAGATTATAACTAATGAAAAAGACTTATACGACTTAAACTGAAATCAACTCATTAGCGCTCCAGTAAGATAACACTTTTATTAGTTTATTTTGATAATCTTCATATTTAAGAGGTTTAACCATGTAGCCCGCAATTCCTATTCTATAACATTCTAACATATCTTTTTGATTTGTAGATGTTGTTAATATAATAGTAGGTAAATATTTTAATACTTCGTCATCCTTAAGAATTTTAAGGAATTCGATACCATTTATTTTAGGCATGTTCAAATCTAGAAGTATAATATTTGGTAAATTGTCTTTATCTTCTAAAATTTTCAAAGCTTCTTCTCCATTATTTGCTTCAATAACTCGATGCTTTGAATCTAGCTTAGATAAAATCCGATTGAATTTCATTACTTCTATTTGGTCATCTTCAATTAACAATATTGTTAATTTTCTTTGCATTTTTTTATATTTTAGGTAGCTTAATCTGCAATTTAAGATAATAGTGCTTGCAATATATTTTCTTTAGTTTAAACCGTTATATTTAACGATAAAATGTAGAAAAGTATAGACGAATAGTTTTTACCGTTAACATATGTTTACAGAACAACACATGAAAAAACCATTACTAATTATTTCTAAAATCTGTTTGATATTTATTCTATTGATTGCTTTTAATTGCAAATCAAAAGAAAAGAATAAAATTACAGAAAAACTTGAGTATACTAACGCTTTAATTAACGAATCTAGCCCGTATTTATTGCAACATGCTCATAATCCTGTTAACTGGTTTCCTTGGGATAAGCAGTATTTAGATCAAGCAAAAGAGGAAAATAAATTAGTGTTACTTTCTATTGGATATGCATCATGTCATTGGTGTCATGTTATGGAAAAAGAAACTTTTGAAGACAAAGAAGTGGCTGATTTTATGAACAAAAATTTTATTAATATTAAAATTGATAGAGAAGAACATCCAAACGTTGATAAAACCTATTTAAAAGCTGTTCAAATAATGACAGGAAATGGTGGCTGGCCATTAAACTGTGTGATCTTACCTGATGGAAAACCTATTTGGGGTGGAACTTATTTCAATAAAGAAAATTGGTTAACATCTTTAAAAGAGATACAACGTCTTTACCAAGAAAATCCTGGGCGAGCAAAAGGTTTTGCAAATAAATTAACAGAAGACTTAAAATCGCTACAAGAATTTGATAACACTAATTTAAATCAGGAGTTCTCAAGAGATAAACTCGATAACTTTATAGCTGAATGGAAAACTAAATTAGACTCTATTAACGGTGGTTTAATTGGTAAAAGTCAATTCCCTAGAGCTAGTAATTATCAGTTTTTATTGAGATATGCTTATCAAAAAGAAGATAAAAAACTAGAAAATTTTGTTTATAAAACACTAGATAAAATTGCTAATGGTGGATTGAATGATCATTTAGCTGGTGGTTTCGCAAGGTATACTGTAGATAACAAATGGCATATTCCTCATTTTGAGAAAATGCTATATGATAATGCACAATTAATCTCTCTTTTTTCTTACGCTTATCAACTCACTAAAAACAAACAATATAAAGCTGTTGTGTATAGAACTTTTGATTTCATAGATAAAGAACTTTATAACGATGGGTTATATTTTTCTTCTTTAAATGCTGATAGTATGAATGAAAATGGAGAATTAGAAGAAGGCGCATATTACACCTGGAAAAAGGAAGAATTACAGCAATTAATCACAAGTGATTTTGATCTTTTTAAATCTTATTTTGGAATTGATAGTATTGAAACTGTTGAAGGAAAACATGCCTTAGTTAAAATTTATAATGACGAAGTTTTCAGTAAAAAACATCAACTTTCTTTAGATGATGTAAAGCTTAAAATTAATTCTTGGACCTCTACTTTATTAAATGCTAGAAATAAAAGAATTAAACCTACTACAGATCAAAAGATTTTAACGTCATGGAATGCTTTACTATTACAATCATTTGTTGATGCTTATAAAGTTTTTGGTGACGATAAATTTAAAACTAAAGCTTTAGAATGTGCAGAAACTATTAAAAGAAAGGCAATTTCTAATACCGGGGAAATTACAAGAAGTATTACAACTTCTAATAAAGATATTAAAGGGTATTTAGAAGATTATGCTTTATTAGCTCAGAGTTTTATTTCTCTTTATGAAATCTATTTAGATGAAAAGTGGCTTCAGGAAGCTAAAAAAATTACAGAGATTTCTTTTACCAACTTTTTTAATACAGAAATTGGATTCTTTAACTACACAGCTAAAAATAGCGACCAATTGATCTCTGATAATTTTGAAATTGAAGATTTAGTAATTCCCTCTTCAAACTCTGTAATCTGTAAAAATCTTTTTAAACTCGGTCATTATTTCAGCAATGATAATTACTTAGATTTGAGTGAAAAAATGTTGCAGAAAATGTTACCTAAAATAGAAAAACATCCACACGTCTACTCTAATTGGATAGATACGTATTTAAACCTTAGCTACCCTTTCTATGAAACTGCTATTTCTGGCAAAAATGCCATAGAAAAGCTTAAAAAGCTGAACCAAAATTACATTCCGAACCATTTGATAATTGGAAGTACTGAAAATAGTGACTTACCTTTGTTAAAAGGTAAATATAACAATGACAAAACACTAATTTATATATGCATGAACAAGACATGCAAATTACCTACAGAAAACATTAACACAGCTGTTTCTATGTTAAAAAAGAACTGATTAATCGTTTTGAAGAAATATTGAGTAATCATACATATTCATAATACCTGAAGTATATGGCGCATTACTTTCTTCACTTGTTTCATCTATACTTTCAATAAATTGATTTAAACTTTTTAATTGAATTTTTCCTTCTTTAATATTTGGAAAATAATACAGCTTCGTTTGAGTGTCTTCTTTCTGAATAATAAGATTACTCTGCTCTGATTTTGAATAGTAATTCACTCCTATTTCCGATTCTTCTTGAAGTTGAAAGATCCCTGTTCTTGAAATTTCTTTTTCTATTCCACAACCTTCTTCAATAAAACTAAAAGGTATTGTTTTCGGAAATGAAATAGGAGCAGCATAAGGAATTTTAAACTTTATTATTGTTCTGTAACAATCTGGAGCTCCACAGTCAAAACCGTGTAAATCGAACACTAAATTAAATCCTAAAGTATTTTCATGTCTATGAACTAAATTTCTTAAATATAGTTCAGCTAGTAGACTATTTTTAAGGTTTTCGTCTGGTTTAGACGCTAACAATTTTTGACGAAGCTCTTTTCGTTCTTTTTCTAAACGTTGTTCCTCCTCTAGAAGTTTTTCTTTAAGTTGATTTACCTCTTCTTTTTCTTTAGTAACTTTTTGTACCACTTTATGTTCTTGCTTCTTTTCACCACAAGAAAATAAGATATAAATTACTAGAACTAAAGCTACTCTCATAATTTTTCTTTCGATAAAACTACATCATCTATCCAAACTTTTCTATTACCTCCTCCTTTTTGATAATCTATCCAACCTAACGTAACTTTTTCAAAGACTGGGAAAGTCCATTCTCCATTATTTCCATTTTCTAAACAACCTTTATCAAAAGATTGATGCTCTTTTAAATCGTGAACTAACTCTTCATTAATCCACAATCGCATATTGTTAGTTTTTCTATTTACATACCAATTCACAACAAACCACTCATTTTCTGGGATTTTCACTTTTGTATGATCCCAGCAATCTGACTTTATCGGATTTGTATCGTAATTCGCCATGAAACGTTTGTGATGTTGTCCACCGTAACGAACCTCAGCATGAAAACCTTGAGCTGTTTTTCCACTAGTTTGAACCATTGTCCAATGAATTCCATTTGGTGAAGCTTCTTCAACAAACATTTTTAAACTTCCATAATATTCATCTAGTTTCATCAATTTCTCACTTGAAAAAGATAAAAATGCACGATTATCATATCCTTCCCCTGAAATAAACTTTAAAGATTTATTTCCTGAAACATATTTTAAGGAATCTATTTCTATTGTCCCGTTACCTGAAGTTTCCCAAGGAAAAAAAGTAGTTTGACCAACGGTGTAGGTTTCAAAATTATCTTCAATAATAATCTGATCTCTAAACTCTTTACAAGAACTCAAACATAATAAAACTAAAATTACACTAAGTCTTTTCATAATTTTACATAAATGAAGTACACATTCTAACAATATGATATGGTGATTTCCACATGGCAACTTTGGGAACAACTATTGGTTTTCTGTCTACAGATAACTTTTCGTACCACTCCCCATGTTTATCATCAATAAAATATTCTCTAGCAAAATTAAATAACTTGTCTCTATATTCTAAATATTTTTTTTCTTTCGTAAACTCGTATAATTTTTGAAATGCAATAATAGTTTCGGTTTGCATCCACCATTGAAACTCTTTGGTAAAATCTTTACTTTTTACATTCTGAAACATATACAAACCCCCAACTTTATCAATTAATTTCATTGAAAATTGACAATAATTTTCAAGTTTAAAAATTAACTTTTCTTGGAGTTTATGATTATCATCTAGTAACTTCGAAAAATCTAACAACATAGAAGGAACTTCAGCATTATGTCCAATTGAAATATTTTCGGTTTTTGATTTCCAGTTTTTATCAAAATCCAATTCGCAAAACTCATTTTGATGTAGAAATTTACTAATTAAAATTTCAAATAAATTCTGAATTCGATCTTTAAGTTGATCTGTTTTATAAAATTGATAAAGATTAGTATATGCCTCTAAAAGATGTAAATGTGTACCTAAACTTTTACTTTCAAAATCAATAAGATTTAATTCACGAGTAAGCTCGTTGTAATAAAAATTAAACTCTTTGTTATAAAAATTGTCTTCGATATGTAGAAATAACTCAATACACTTATTTTTGACTTTTTCTTCTTTTGAAACTAGATAATATTCAGATACCCCGAGTAAAGTATAGGCTTGAGCTATAGCTTTTTTTTCAGCATCTATAACATTGCCTTGATCATCTAATTCCCAAAAAACTCCATTATATTTTTCATCAAAAAAATGCTGTTCTACATATGCATAACTTCTTTGTAAAACATCTGAAAAATCATTACTTTTTGTATGATTTGCAACTTTTGCAAAAGACCACAATAAACGAGCATTTAAAATGATTCCTTTATTACTATTAGCTACAGGATTTCCATAAAAATCAAGTTCTCCATAAAAACCTCCATGATTAAAATCAGCAGTTTTTTCAGACCAAAAATTCATGACTTCTGAAAGCACAGCAATCATTTCTTCTTTTAAAGAATCCATTATTTATGTAAAATTATTCGTTAGCTTCTGCTCTTTGAATTTTTAACTCTTCTTCGATTTCTTTCATTCTTTTTTGAGTTAACGGATAAGCTAATAATGCCACAACACCTAACAACACAAATACAGCCGGAACAATACTCATGTTCAGTTTAATTCCCTGTAACATTTCTACTGTTTTAACAGTTGCTTGTCCGTCGTAATTGTATAAATTCAGAACTGCTAAAGTGATAGCTCCTGCTACACCTCCACCGAATTTCATTGCAAAAGTTCCTGCTGAAAAAATTAATCCCGTGGCTCTTCTTCCGTTTTTTAATTCAGAATAATCAGCTGCGTCACCTAGCATTGCAAAGAATAAAATAGGCATTAAACCTGCTCCGAATTCTGAGATAATTCCTAAAGTAAAAATGGAACCAATTTGATTTGCTTCTAACCAATACATTGCAGCGACAGAAGCTGCTGAAAATAAAATACTATAAATGAATAATTTTACTTTTCCAAAAAACTTAGTTAAAGCTGGAGCAAAAAATGTAGAAATCATAGAAATAACTAACAATGATAATAAATACAAACCTGCTAATCCGTTTTTACCACCCCAACTCGTTAAACTTCCGAAGAAATTATTTTCATCATTCACATAATGTGTAAAATAGAACATTATTGAACTTTGCTTAATAATGTTATATGTAACAAATACAAAACCAATAAATAATAAAATTAACCACGGTTTGTTACTTGCTAAATCTTTATAATCTTTTGATAAATCACCCGTTTCAACAGATTTTACACGCTCTCTTGTGGTATAAAAAGTGATAAAAGAAAAAGAAACTAAAACAAATGCCAACACATACATAGTGTATTGGTAACCAGCATTTTTATCTCCATTTCCTAAAAAGTCAACTAAAGTAATTACACCGATAGTAGCAATTACACCTCCTAAATAGGCTCCAAAGAAGCGAAAAGAAGACAATACTGTTCTTTCTTTCTGGCTAGTCGTCATTACTCCCATCAAAGCAGAATATGGAACATTATTCGCCGTATATGCGAGAATATAAAATATAGAAGTTGCATACGCCCAGAAAATTTTCCCTCCCAAACTTAAATCGGGAGTTGTAAAACGTAATACTAAAGCTACACCTAACGGTAAAGCTGTCCAAAGTAACCATGGCCTAAATTTCCCCCATTTTGTTCGGGTTCTATCAGCAATATTTCCCATGATTAAATCTGTTGCTCCGTCTCCTAAGCGAACTACCAATAATAATGTTGCTACAGCTGCCGTTCCTAATCCGAAAACATCGGTATAAAAAATTGGTAAAAAAGGTCCCATTGTCCTCCACGCAATATTAGCTGCTGTATCTCCTAAGGCATAGCCTATTTTTTCTTTTAATGATAGTTTACTTAATTCTGACATATACTTTATTTGTATTTGGTTGTTTCTCTATGTATTAAACTGGTATCAATAACTAAAGTTTTGTTTTCTGATACGTCTTTTTTTTCTATTCTGTCTATTAATAATTGTAAGGCTCTTTTTCCTATTTCCTCGGTATGCTGGCTTATTGTGGTTAATTTTGGATTGGTAAAAACCACTACATTCTTTCCTGAAAAACCTATGATAGAAAGTTTCGAAGGCATTGAAATGTTGAATTTCCTAGCAATGTTTAACGCAACCACACCTAACACATTATCGATTGCTATAATCGCATCAATATCTTTATGTGTTGACATAATTTTTTCAATGCTATCATCGACATTAGCATCGTTGGTAACTTCAAAAATTATTGGTGAGTTTTTATATGAATTAGATTCTTCAATTGCTTTTTTATAACCGTCTACTCTTAACTTTCCAACATTTAATCCTGTTAAAGAATCTAAGAGTATAATCTTTTTTCTTCCTTCAGAAATTAAATAATTAGTTGCTTCATAAACAGCTTTTAAATCGTCTATAATCACTTTATCACAATCGATAGATTTTATAAAACGATCGAACATTACCACAGGTAATCGATTGTATAACATTAGTTCTTCTAAATGTTCTACTTCACCTGAAGTTTGCGTTTCTTCTGCCACAGAAATTAAAAATCCATCTACACTTCCATCAGTTAAAAGCTCGATACTCTTTTTCTCTTTATCAATAGATTCATTTGAAATACAGGTAATAATACTGTAATCGTGCTTCGAAGCTTCTTGCTCTATACTATGCAGTGATCTTGCAAAAAATGGATTTAAAATATTTGGTAAAACAACACCAATCGTTCTTGTTTTACTTTTCTTTAGACTTAGCGCAGCCTTATTTGGCTTGTAATTATACTTTTTTGCTAATTCTTTAACTTTAGCAATAGTATCTTCACTTATTTCGTAACTATTGTTTAATGCTTTAGAAACAGTAGATATCGATACATTTAATTCTTTGGCTAAATCTTTTAGTGTAATCATGGCTTAAACGAGTAATGATAAAATGGTTATTATAGTAAAACTTGTTAAAGCTAATATAGTTGTCATTACCGTCCAACTTTTAAACGTTTGTTTTTCTGTTAAACCTAAATATTTTCCAACGAGCCAAAATCCGCTATCGTTAACATGAGACATTATTGATGCTCCAGAAGCTACTGCAATTACTAATAATGCTTTACTAGGTTCACTTAAATCTGCTCGAATTAACAAAGGAGCGGTAACTCCTGCTGCTGTAATCATTGCAACAGTTGCTGAACCTTGAAGAATACGAACTAAAACTGCGATAAAAAATCCGAAGAATAAAACTCCGATTCCGATGGTTGAGAAATAATTTGCTAACATTTCTCCTGTTCCTGTATTCACTAACATTTGCTTAAAAACACCACCAGCTCCTGTTAATAAAATAATTAATCCGGCCGGAGCCATTGAGTTCGTTGCAATTTTCAGTAATTCATCTTTTGACAATCCTCTTTTAATTCCCAATACATACCAAGCGATTAAATTCGCTATGATTAATGCGATAAACGGATTACCAATCATTCCGATCCAATCTTTCACATTTTGAGAAACCAAATCTTCACCTATTAACGGACTATTTAGTAATGTATTTGCTACGATTAAAACTATTGGAATTCCAATAATCATAATAATTAATCGTACCGCTGGATAATTTTGAATTTCAGTTGTATCGGAAGATAATTTTGGTGCTTCAATATGAATTTTATTCGCAATATAATTTGCAAATATTGGTCCGCATACCACAGCTGTTGGAACTCCAACAATAAAACCGAAGAGAATTACCCAACCTAAATCAGCTTTTAAAATATCAGAAACTGCAACTGGACCTGGTGTTGGTGGAATAAATGAATGTGTAATTGCTAAACCAGCTAATAACGGAATTGCATACAACAACAATGACTTTTTTGTTCTTCTCTGTAATGAATATACCAATGGAATTAAAATGATAAACGCTACATCAAAAAATACTGGTATAGCAACTAAGAATCCAGTTAACATTAATGCCCAAGATGCTCTTTTATCTCCAAATTTGGATAACAAATAATTCGCTAAGGCTTCTGCTCCACCAGATTGTTCTAAAATAGAACCAAAAATTGCTCCCAATCCAACAACTAAAGCTACAAAACCTAATGTTCCTCCCATACCTTGTTGCATGGTTGTAATAATTTCTTTTGGAGGCATTCCTGAAAAAACTCCAACGAAAACACTGGCTATAAGTAACGATATAAATGCCTGAATTTTAAAACGTAAAATTAAAATCAGTAAAATGGCTACTCCACCTAAAACTGCAAGAACTAAATTAAAATCTAACATATCTAGCTCCAATTATGATGAAACGTTTCTTCTCCTTCAACATCGATTCTTTGATATCTATGCGCTCCAAAGAAATCTCGTTGTGCTTGAATGACATTTGCAGAAGATTTTTCTGTTGTCATAGCTACCCAAAAATTATACGACTCGTATAAACAAGGAACATGAATTCTATTTAATAACGTATAATTTAAAACAGAAGCAATACTCGATTCGTTTTTGAACAATTCTAAGATTGTTTTTTCATCATCGAAAAGTGTAGTTACTTCTTTTAAAATCTTACTGTATTCTTTTATTTTTTCGGATTTAATGATACATCCACTAGACCAAACTCTACAGATTTCAGCTAAGTCTAAATTCCAATTGTGTTCTTTAGAAGCTTCTTGTAATAACTGAAAACCTTGATGTAAATTTATAGTTCTTGCAAAATCATATGCTTCTTCTAATTGTTTCAGACCCACTGGTTCTTTTGGAGTTAGATCTTGTTTATAAGCTGATAATCGTTTACGCTCACCTTTAAAAGAAGACGTATAACGCGCATGGACTGCTGCTGTTTTTACTGTTGTTGGAATTCCTAATTGTAATGATGCAATGCTAGACCATGACCCTGTTCCTTTGTTTCCTGCTCTATCTAAAATGGTGTCTAAAACATAGGTTTCATTCTCTTGTTCTTCTAGAATTTTTGTTGTGATTTCCAATAAGTAACTCGAATGTT
This genomic stretch from Tenacibaculum jejuense harbors:
- a CDS encoding GntP family permease; translated protein: MLDFNLVLAVLGGVAILLILILRFKIQAFISLLIASVFVGVFSGMPPKEIITTMQQGMGGTLGFVALVVGLGAIFGSILEQSGGAEALANYLLSKFGDKRASWALMLTGFLVAIPVFFDVAFIILIPLVYSLQRRTKKSLLLYAIPLLAGLAITHSFIPPTPGPVAVSDILKADLGWVILFGFIVGVPTAVVCGPIFANYIANKIHIEAPKLSSDTTEIQNYPAVRLIIMIIGIPIVLIVANTLLNSPLIGEDLVSQNVKDWIGMIGNPFIALIIANLIAWYVLGIKRGLSKDELLKIATNSMAPAGLIILLTGAGGVFKQMLVNTGTGEMLANYFSTIGIGVLFFGFFIAVLVRILQGSATVAMITAAGVTAPLLIRADLSEPSKALLVIAVASGASIMSHVNDSGFWLVGKYLGLTEKQTFKSWTVMTTILALTSFTIITILSLLV
- a CDS encoding LacI family DNA-binding transcriptional regulator, with protein sequence MITLKDLAKELNVSISTVSKALNNSYEISEDTIAKVKELAKKYNYKPNKAALSLKKSKTRTIGVVLPNILNPFFARSLHSIEQEASKHDYSIITCISNESIDKEKKSIELLTDGSVDGFLISVAEETQTSGEVEHLEELMLYNRLPVVMFDRFIKSIDCDKVIIDDLKAVYEATNYLISEGRKKIILLDSLTGLNVGKLRVDGYKKAIEESNSYKNSPIIFEVTNDANVDDSIEKIMSTHKDIDAIIAIDNVLGVVALNIARKFNISMPSKLSIIGFSGKNVVVFTNPKLTTISQHTEEIGKRALQLLIDRIEKKDVSENKTLVIDTSLIHRETTKYK
- a CDS encoding AGE family epimerase/isomerase, which codes for MDSLKEEMIAVLSEVMNFWSEKTADFNHGGFYGELDFYGNPVANSNKGIILNARLLWSFAKVANHTKSNDFSDVLQRSYAYVEQHFFDEKYNGVFWELDDQGNVIDAEKKAIAQAYTLLGVSEYYLVSKEEKVKNKCIELFLHIEDNFYNKEFNFYYNELTRELNLIDFESKSLGTHLHLLEAYTNLYQFYKTDQLKDRIQNLFEILISKFLHQNEFCELDFDKNWKSKTENISIGHNAEVPSMLLDFSKLLDDNHKLQEKLIFKLENYCQFSMKLIDKVGGLYMFQNVKSKDFTKEFQWWMQTETIIAFQKLYEFTKEKKYLEYRDKLFNFAREYFIDDKHGEWYEKLSVDRKPIVVPKVAMWKSPYHIVRMCTSFM
- a CDS encoding MFS transporter, whose protein sequence is MSELSKLSLKEKIGYALGDTAANIAWRTMGPFLPIFYTDVFGLGTAAVATLLLVVRLGDGATDLIMGNIADRTRTKWGKFRPWLLWTALPLGVALVLRFTTPDLSLGGKIFWAYATSIFYILAYTANNVPYSALMGVMTTSQKERTVLSSFRFFGAYLGGVIATIGVITLVDFLGNGDKNAGYQYTMYVLAFVLVSFSFITFYTTRERVKSVETGDLSKDYKDLASNKPWLILLFIGFVFVTYNIIKQSSIMFYFTHYVNDENNFFGSLTSWGGKNGLAGLYLLSLLVISMISTFFAPALTKFFGKVKLFIYSILFSAASVAAMYWLEANQIGSIFTLGIISEFGAGLMPILFFAMLGDAADYSELKNGRRATGLIFSAGTFAMKFGGGVAGAITLAVLNLYNYDGQATVKTVEMLQGIKLNMSIVPAVFVLLGVVALLAYPLTQKRMKEIEEELKIQRAEANE